Proteins from a single region of Corvus hawaiiensis isolate bCorHaw1 chromosome 6, bCorHaw1.pri.cur, whole genome shotgun sequence:
- the ERG28 gene encoding ergosterol biosynthetic protein 28 homolog — MSRFLNVLRSWLVMVSVIAAGNTLQSFRDHGFLSEKLYTASPGLVNGLQARTFGVWTLLSSVIRCLCAIDIRNRTLYHITLFTFFLALAHFLSEVFIYHTAALTIGVMAPLMVASFSIMGMLIGLQYLEVEALSQNKKKN; from the exons ATGAGCCGGTTCCTGAACGTGCTGCGCAGCTGGCTGGTGATGGTGTCGGTCATCGCCGCCGGTAACACCCTGCAGAGCTTCCGCGATCACGGCTTCCTCTCGGAGAAGCTGTACACCGCCAGCCCCGGCCTCG TGAACGGGCTCCAGGCTCGGACCTTCGGCGTCTGGACCCTTTTGTCATCAGTGATCCGCTGCCTCTGCGCAATCGACATTCGTAACAGGAC CCTCTACCACATCACGCTCTTCACCTTCTTTTTGGCCCTTGCTCACTTCCTCTCCGAGGTCTTCATATACCACACTGCAGCCTTGACAATTGGAGTTATGGCACCCCTCATGGTAGCAA GTTTCTCTATTATGGGGATGTTGATTGGGCTGCAGTACCTGGAGGTAGAAGCGCTAtcacaaaacaagaagaaaaactga